In Salvia miltiorrhiza cultivar Shanhuang (shh) unplaced genomic scaffold, IMPLAD_Smil_shh fragScaff_scaffold_101, whole genome shotgun sequence, a single genomic region encodes these proteins:
- the LOC131002291 gene encoding UPF0496 protein At3g19330-like, whose protein sequence is MLSCLKTLPPPSTTSYYSSPGPQGDSVENTPRSSAQPSQTIDLTREYTLAVQTSSYGEIRRTFDQDSSFDQTVDSGDLDGIEGGQLLEQVLQPSRECVQETLSIIRPSPLTDLVATYFEHSEQTSRLCFLLYQKVRQARLAYAPIHDLLDDLPLEFDSDSYSLPDSQCNLAYNVFLQFDCLENPFLSHASQNFDDMRQRFSQLTHELDHHPVKPRSRVHLPHFRSAGSAFCLIAAAVGVAITAVAIATHALVALAGSPLCFALFPYNMIKKERGNLVQLDEASRSAYVLLRDLDTIDRLVAHLLADVENDKFSIHHALERDMDKYLIQEILKQLRRNRPSFMERLAYLEDNLFLCFAAINRTRSRILQKLHQLPD, encoded by the exons ATGCTGTCTTGTTTGAAGACACTGCCACCACCATCAACAACCAGTTATTATTCTTCCCCTGGTCCACAAG GTGATTCAGTTGAGAATACCCCAAGGTCAAGTGCTCAACCCTCTCAAACTATTGACCTTACTCGAGAATACACTCTTGCAGTCCAAACAAGTTCGTATGGTGAGATTCGCAGAACCTTTGACCAAGACAGCTCTTTTGACCAAACTGTAGATAGTGGAGATTTGGACGGCATTGAGGGAGGTCAGTTGTTGGAACAGGTTCTTCAACCAAGCCGTGAGTGTGTTCAAGAGACACTTTCCATTATTAGGCCCAGCCCACTTACTGATCTTGTTGCTACGTACTTTGAACATAGTGAGCAAACTTCCCGTTTATGCTTCCTTCTCTACCAGAAAGTCCGCCAGGCTCGCCTCGCATATGCTCCTATACACGATCTTCTTGATGACCTTCCTCTGGAGTTTGATTCAGACTCATATTCCCTCCCTGATTCCCAGTGCAACTTGGCATATAATGTCTTTCTCCAGTTTGATTGTCTTGAAAATCCCTTCCTCTCTCATGCTTCACAGAACTTTGATGATATGCGCCAGCGCTTCTCCCAGCTCACTCATGAGCTTGATCATCATCCAGTAAAGCCAAGGTCAAGGGTTCATCTCCCACACTTTCGTTCAGCAGGATCTGCCTTCTGTTTGATTGCAGCTGCTGTTGGTGTGGCCATAACAGCCGTAGCAATAGCTACCCATGCTCTAGTTGCCCTTGCTGGAAGCCCTTTATGTTTTGCTCTTTTCCCTTATAATATGATTAAGAAAGAAAGGGGTAACCTTGTTCAGCTTGATGAGGCATCAAGAAGTGCTTATGTATTGCTCAGAGATCTAGATACCATTGATCGCCTGGTTGCCCATCTACTTGCTGATGTTGAAAACGACAAGTTCTCTATTCATCATGCACTGGAGAGGGACATGGACAAGTATCTCATTCAGGAGATACTGAAGCAGCTCCGGAGAAACCGTCCAAGTTTTATGGAACGCCTTGCATATCTCGAGGACAATTTGTTTCTGTGTTTTGCTGCAATAAATCGGACCAGATCACGAATTCTTCAAAAACTGCATCAACTTCCTGACTGA
- the LOC131002294 gene encoding uncharacterized protein LOC131002294, with protein MGNSGSSSANPRYSAAARGFTQKGLEDLRSLHASLAAQSESNGEYVSPDVFKAYIGIDGPLGDRIFNLVSQKRKDQKLTFEDLVIAKGTYEKGTKQEIEEFIYQVLDVSDDGIVGRSDLEVVLTSMFNNLFHEDGSELKQIEAFINAANLTSDSMSFEDFQKWCAHVPVVRKYLGCLLMPSDSGSRVPKLLIPDNIDRGQILLTKEYAWHIGGALSQPDLEEWKLLYHSGIHGQSFNTFLGHMIKAPTLLVIKDKEGCIYGGYASQPWERHSDFYGDMKSFLFQLYPKAAIFRPTGANHNLQWFAVGFSSETIPNGIGFGGKTNHLGLFISANFDQGHTFECTTFGSPSLSKATRIYPETIECWGVVPEAGEDRPDALQGTVLERFKEDRHMLNMVGIANSSS; from the exons ATGGGCAACTCCGGATCATCCTCCGCCAATCCCCGTTACTCCGCCGCCGCCAG AGGTTTTACTCAGAAGGGATTGGAAGATTTGAGATCGCTCCACGCATCGCTTGCAGCTCAGTCTGAAAGTAATGGGGAATACGTTTCTCCTGATGTTTTCAAG GCGTATATTGGAATCGATGGGCCTTTGGGCGATAGGATTTTCAATTTGGTGTCGCAGAAACGGAAGGATCAAAAGCTTACTTTTGAAGACCTCGTTATTGCTAAG GGGACGTATGAGAAGGGGACTAAGCAGGAGATTGAAGAGTTCATTTACCAAGTACTAGATGTATCAGATGATGGTATAGTTGGAAG ATCTGATCTTGAAGTTGTCTTAACTTCAATGTTTAATAACctgtttcatgaagatggcTCTGAGCTTAAGCAAATTGAGGCTTTCATCAATGCTGCAAATCTTACTAGTGATAGCATGTCCTTTGAAGATTTCCAGAAATGGTGTGCCCATGTTCCAGTGGTTAGGAAATATCTGGGTTGTTTGTTAATGCCGTCTGATTCAG GTTCTCGGGTACCGAAATTACTAATTCCAGACAATATTGATCGTGGTCAAATCTTGTTAACAAAGGAATATGCTTGGCATATTGGTGGAGCACTCTCCCAACCTGATCTGGAGGAGTGGAAACTTCTATATCACAGTGGTATTCATGGACAAAGCTTCAACACGTTTTTGGGCCATATGAT AAAAGCACCCACACTATTGGTCATCAAAGATAAAGAAGGTTGCATCTATGGAGGCTATGCTTCTCAGCCATGGGAAAGACATTCTGACTTCTATGGGGATATGAAATCTTTTCTCTTTCAGTTATACCCCAAAGCAGCAATTTTCCGACCAACTGGAGCGAACCATAATTTACAATGG TTTGCTGTAGGTTTCAGTTCGGAGACCATTCCTAATGGCATTGGTTTTGGAGGCAAAACAAACCATCTCGGATTGTTCATATCAGCAAATTTTGATCAGGGCCACACCTTCGAGTGCACTACATTTGGCAGCCCATCCTTGTCCAAAGCCACCCGAATATATCCTGAGACAATCGAATGCTGGGGCGTAGTTCCGGAAGCAGGAGAAGATAGGCCCGATGCTCTTCAAGGCACAGTGCTCGAAAGGTTTAAGGAGGATCGCCATATGCTTAATATGGTCGGGATTGCAAATTCAAGCTCATAG
- the LOC131002293 gene encoding 40S ribosomal protein S17-like — MGRVRTKTVKKSSRQVIERYYAKMTLDFHTNKKILEEVAIIPSKRLRNKIAGFSTHLMKRIQKGPVRGISLKLQEEERERRMDFVPDESAIKIDRIEVDQETVDLLESLGMKDLPGVVLREDDGAMGAAPQVSYGRGTGTRRY; from the coding sequence ATGGGTCGTGTCCGCACCAAGACCGTGAAGAAGTCCTCGAGGCAGGTCATCGAGCGCTACTACGCGAAGATGACGCTGGATTTCCACACCAACAAGAAGATTCTGGAGGAGGTCGCCATCATCCCGTCCAAGCGTCTCCGCAACAAGATCGCCGGATTCTCCACCCACCTGATGAAGCGTATCCAGAAGGGGCCGGTGCGTGGTATCTCGCTCAAGCTGCAGGAGGAGGAGCGCGAGCGCCGCATGGACTTCGTCCCCGACGAGTCCGCCATTAAGATCGACCGCATCGAGGTCGATCAGGAGACCGTCGACTTGCTCGAGTCGCTCGGAATGAAGGATCTGCCCGGTGTCGTTCTCAGAGAGGACGATGGAGCCATGGGCGCCGCGCCGCAGGTGAGCTACGGCCGCGGAACCGGTACGAGGCGATACTGA